The genomic segment ACAATTACAGCCGGGCTAACAGGATTAGGGGAGTATTGAAATCTAAGAAATCTAATTAGCTCAGACACCCCGGCCTCCCCCAGCATGATCCGGCAGTAACCCCGGCAGCTGGGTCTGGCAGGCGGGCCCCGGGGCCTTCCCGGGCTGCAGTCATTACCTGTGCAGGTGTGCCAGGCTGGgccaggcttcctggggaggTGCCAGCTCGGCCTGCCCGGCCGCATCCTGCTCTGTCCCCCACCAGCTACGGCCTCATCCTGGGCTGGCGCTCAGCTGAGCTCCAGAGCACCGGGCGCAGGGACGTGGGCAGCAGGAGGGCTGCGTCTGGGGGTAGGAGGAACCCAAGAGCCCCCACAGGGCGGCCACCCCACACAGCCCGAGGACTGACTcagccagaggaggggcaggctgAGTCAACGTCTGTATCTATAGAAACCATTGCAGCCGGGGAAGAGCCTTGGGCCACACGGGGACCTGGGGCCCGGAAACATCTCCGCTTCCTGCTCTAGGGCCAGGGATGGAGTTGGAGACCCAAGCACAGACACGTGTACCCCAGCGGTCACGACAGTATTTGGGGCTCAGAGCAAGCTCGGCTGTAAGACACTATCCCAAAAGAAAGGAGCACGGCTGCTGGGGCGGGCACAGGTAGACCCATCTCTGGGACCCCTCCTGTGTACGGCTCCTCCTCCTTAACCTCAGTTCCCCGAGTCCCCATCCTGCGGGGTCCACACCGACTTCTGCGCCCATGTCCCTGCCTGCTTGGTGGCCTGGGAAGGCGGCAGCAGTGTTACATCTCTGAGGCCTGGGGCTGAGTCCTGGCTTGGCTACAGGTCATTTTACCTCTCTGAAACTTGGTTTTCTTGTCTGTTAAGTGGGGGTAATTCCAAATAGTAGTTAGCTTCCACTGTTGTTGCTGGAGTGCCATAAATTTGGAGAGTGCTTCTAAATCCCCCAAGTGCCATACACAAAGGCAAGGGGCTGTGGTTATTACTGTCATGTGCCCCATGGCAGGCAGCCAGCTGCTAGTggttaattatttatttggaCTGATCTTCCTGCCCTTACTGGCTGTGAGCTCCTAAGGAACAGGAACTGTCTTACACATTTCTGGCTGTCTCACAGGCCACGATCCTCACAACTGTGGACTCCTAGGAATTATCTGTGGCACCAGTGCTGGGCCCCTGACCCGACCCCACCCCCATCATGtacctccttctttctcctcataCCCAATCCAAGGACGGGAAAGTACCAAGAGGCAGGCCCCGCACATACACTGACAGATCACAGTGAGCCCCTCAGGCCGATCCTTTCTCACTCCCAGCAGCTCCTTCCCAATAACAGCTGAAAGCAGCCGTTTGGAGGGTCCACATTCCCCTCCCATCAGCATGATCTGCTTGAGCACTGGTCTTGAATCTGTGATCATTCAAGAGAGGATGAGTCTGTGGTCTGGAGGACCCCCAGCACCTCAAGCTCAGAGTGAGGGTCAGGAGGGGATGATTTCCAGAAAGCATGCCATGCAACAGAGCATAGTAATAGAACTGTCcactgaaggcagaagctgctCGGAGTAATGAGTGCCCTGTCACAGGGGACATGTAAGCCAAGACTGGATATAAGCCACCAAGGAAGTAGGCTTAGGGAAGCAGCTTCTGGAAAATGCCTCTAGCAGCCCCAAGGCAACACCTTTGTGCTTCATTCTGCACCCAGAACCTTCCAGGCCTTCAGAGGATACATGCCAAGGGCTCTACTACTCATATCTGCCTCATCCTCACAGCAGCCAAGTGGGATCAGAGAGGTTCTCCCTTtggacccattttacagattaggagaCTGAGTCCCAGCAGAGTGAAGCCACTGGCCTAAGGGAGCCAGCCTCTTGACCCTTCTCCCCCCATCTCCTCAAGCACTGGGAAGACCCAAAAATCACGAAGGGTTTCCTGGATTCTTTTCCCAGAGCCTGTGCATGGGACTGATTTTCTCAGCCTCTCTTGATCCTCCCTGAGGGCAAGGCCCAACCTCAAAATCACCCCTAGAGTTTACAGCCCAGGCaagctctgcctcccccaccccctttgtcAGGGGCTCTAGGGACAAAGAGCTTCCCCCTCAGAGGGCGTGGACAGAGGCCACTGTGTCCTGCTGAGAGGTCAGAGCAGTCACCAGGCAAGGCTGCAGCAGAGTCCAGGGTAATTACTGCAGCCCGGCCTTTGTTGTCCACACAAAACCCGAGGAACCTCATAAAGATGAGGCGGTGATAGGAGCCCGGCAGAAGCCCTTGGGAGCAAAGTTATGAATGAAACCGTATGGGACCCAGTCACAACCTGGCAGGCCCTGCTTCCTGGTTCCGTGACAGAGTGCCCAGAGAAGCTTCCGGAAATTAACTTGTTGGTGCCCAAATTTCTTACAACGATGCCTCACCCTGAGGCCAGGGTCATGGCTGCTTGTCGGACACTAGCCAAGGCCTGAGAACTCCGTATCCGTGGCTTCACACACGGGTACTCTTGTGACACGACTCTCAGGACACAGTAGGCCTCAAAGTGCCTGCCTTCCTTATCTACCCCCATCTCTGTCAATCAGGGAAAAAGTGAAGTGTGCAGCTCTTCTCAGTGGGAGCCTTCCCCCTGCAATTTTCCAGGATGTGTCGCTGGTGGGCACTTGTCCTATGTGGGGGCACATCTTTGGGGGCCAGGTATGGAGAAAGTGTTGTGTTACCATTGcaaggggagtgtgtgtgtgagagaaagaaccTGTGGTTCTGTGGCCAAACCCCACAGTCTCTGGACCTTTCTTCACTTTGCTCCTGGCCACGAAAGGAACGAGGatcctcctcccttctttccttagGAGGAAAAAGGGACATACTGTCCCCACCAAGAAGCCAGAAATCCTTCAAAGACAGGGCTAGTTATCAAAGTTTTCCAGAAGTCCAGCAATTTCTCATTCCCAACTCTTCTCTGTGAGCCATACCCCGAATGCCTCAAAACCCCAATCTAAAAACCATTTAAAACTCTTGAAAACTTCCTacttctgccccccccaccccagctctagTCCCTGCCCCAACTCTCAAAACTCTAAAGTTTTGAGATTTACATGTGAAAACAGCATTTCATAACCTTGTGACTTGGGACAAGGAGATGCTTCTGTCcttttgggaaaaacaaaacccaaccgaAATcataaaacttagaagaaaacaccATCTCCCTCCAGATGCATTCCCTTGGCCCCAAAGTCACACGTGCTCTGTGGCAGATAGGGCTTTCAATGTGTCTTTTGTTTGATGCTGGTGTTTCAACATCCTCAACTTGATGAGAGAAAGGTCAGCGCGAGGCTTGGGGCATTCACAGACCACACCACCAgggccaggcagaggggaagcaagGGGCCAGGAATTCCCCCCTCcggccccagctcctgctctggaTCTCCTCAAAAAGCAGCCAGGACAGAGAAAGCTAGGGGCTCACCCCCTGGTCTAAACTTCCCCGGTAGCTTACAAACAACTTTTAAACTCCCGGGACCATACCAACGCCAGCGAAGTCAAGTCCGAATTCAACGCCAGCCAAGCTGCCCATTCTCCAACCACAGCGCCTGCCTCTTTATCTCTCCCttcaaaaaaacaataataagcaAACACAGGCACCTCTGGGAACAGCCTCtggcctcctgccctgccctgtgtAACCAGCCTGTCCTCACACCCACAGGAGAGGAGGAGACAGCGCCGGTTAACCCTCTGGTCTACCAGGCCCTGTTCCCAGGTTGCAGCAGGGAGACAAACTGTTGCTCAAGAAAATCCTCCAGAAAACCCTTGGCACCGGGAGGCAGCTCCCTGCGGCTCCTGCCCAGCGCCAAGCCAGGGGCTTCCACAGGCGGCTTCTCACTGCCCTTTTAAATCTGCAGGGTTGGGCTCTACTCTTCCCATGCCCTGGGCTGTGCACCCAGGGGGCTCCAAATGGCCATGGCAGAGCGGGGAGGAGGAATAGACTGGCCGAGCACTGCCCTCACCCTGCCAGCCCAGCCGCCAGCTTCTTGGAGGACCTCTGAGAGAACATTTGTTTGGGCTGCCAAGTTAAATCTTCCTCCCTCATGTCAAGGCATTGGAAAAGCAgtcaggggagaggagaagggggagagtggggaaggagcagcgggagggagggagggagggagggggggagagagagggaggcaggcaggcaggcagctcTCAGAGCCCCAGTTACTCGGGCACTGCCCACGGAAGCAGCCTGCGGCTCCCAAGCCAGAGCAGCCCGGACTCGGGACACCCAAGCAGGGGCCGGGCCGCCAGGGGCCGGGCCGCCAGGCCCCCAGGGTCAGGCGCCGGGTGTCAGTCGCTCAGAGCCCCAGCCTCCGGAGACGCCCTCGCTCTGTGCCCCGCTCGCTAGAGAGGCGAGGTGGGAAGGGAAGGCGGAGGAGGGAAAAGTTTGCGGCAGGTAGAGGGGTAAGGGCTGGGCGGCCCTGCCGTCGGGCTGTcccccagggaggggtggggggcccgGGCCGGCTGCCCTGGCGCGCTCCCGCCAGCCCGCCCTCCTGCCCGGGTTGTTTACATTCCTGGAGTGTCTTTTAAACCCGGGGCTGAGGCCGACTCTCGGCCTTCTCCGGCGGCTCCGGGGCAGTCTCCCGTGAAAATCTGCTGGCGCACAATGGCCGGGAAGGCGGCCGCCCCTCGCCCGCGCCCCCGCTGCTCCGGGGCGGGGAGCCTGCCCTCCGCACCGCGCCCTCTCCCCGCCCGCCTGGCTTCCTGGACAGATGTCCCCGGCGAGGGGGCGACGCGCGCCCGCTGCCCGCGCCCCAGACGCCGAGGCCGCGCTCCCCACTGTTTTCTCCCCTGCCCAGACGCCAGGAATGTGAAACAAGCTTCCAGagtccgcccccccaccccagctccgaCCCCGGTCCGGCCCCCCAACCTCCGCCGGGGCCGACCTCCCACTCccccggggccgccgccgccgccgccgccgccggagacggagaggaagaaagaacacgGAGAAATTACTTTCGTATTTgcaacgcgcgcgcgcacacacacgcacatcttCCCTCTGGGCTCCCCTCCTGGCCGGGGCAGCCCCGTCCAGGCGATGGCCTTAACGCCCTTCGGGCTTCTCAAGACCTGCGGGAAGCCCCTACACACACCCCCCTCGGCGTTCCCCGCTAGTACCGTGCGCCGCGTCTCCCCGGGCAATTCACACACAAACAACTTAACCGCGCCTCCACCTCCCATTTACTAAAGTGTGTGTTTTCCCTGGAAATTCAGATGCACAACTTAGCACCACCACCCCTTGCCACCCCGAAATCCAGCGCCGTCTCCGGCGGTTCTCGTACACACAGGCGCACAACTTCGCGTCTCCCCGAACGAGGTGAGGGAGACCGAGGTGGTCCTACCCGggtccttccctccctgcccgaATCCCGGTCCTGCCCGGGTGTACAGAACGAGGGCTGGAGGCGCACGGGCAGGAGGCGGGCACAGGGTCCGCGCGCGCACAACCTTACTCACGCCCCGCACACCCGAAGAGCCTCGGCCCCCGCGCGCAGCCCAAGCCGGCTCCGCTCAGCCGGGCGTTCGCCGGTCGCCTGGGCCTCGGCCCCGGGCCGCCGAGGAGAGCGCAGTGGAGCTCGGCCGCTGGCCGCTCGCCGGGCTTGCCTGGCGCCGGCGGACCCTTCAAAGGAAAAGCCCCCAGCACCCAGCGCCCCACGCTCGCACCCCAGGAGTCCACGGGGAGCGAGAGGAAGGCCCGGGGCCAGCGGGCGCCCGGGTCTGGACCCAAACTTACCGGGCGCTGCGAGCGCCGCTGCCGCCGCTGGAGGACGCGCCGCTGCCGCCGCGGCCGCTGCCGGGCAGGCCCGGCTCGGGCCGGGAGGAGCGCTGCGAGGGCGCCGAGAACGGCTCCGCTTCGGCTCCTGCTCCGCGCCGACCCGGGCTGGGGTCACCGCGCTGCGCCGGCGCTGCTCGCTCGCTCCGCCGCCGGGTCGCTGctcgcccgcccgccgcccggtCGCCTGCTCTCCCGGGCGCCCGCCGCCGCTCGCTTTTTTAATGTCCACAGACAGTGAAAAGGAACTCGGCGTTAGGGGGTGAGTAAGTGAATCAACTCGCCCGGAGCCGAGCAAGTTGAAGTGTCAGATTACATTGGCTATTCTATTTCCAAAGGGCCCCGCGCCGCCGGCCGCCCGCAAAAGCAGGCGCGGAACCCCGGACGGAACGGAGCGCCGTGGCTCcaccgccgccgcggccgccgccagCTCTCAGCTTCGCTCGACTCTCGCTCTCTCAGCGCTCTCGCCGTtcactctccctctttccttttcgactctttctctccctcgcCTTTCCTATCccttcttttgctctttcttcccCGCTCCCTGGTCCCGGCCCTCTCCAAGCTTTCCCCCCTGTGTGGCTCGGAAGAGCCTCGCGCgtcacccccccccccgtcactcacctccctcttctctcccccttcctccacttctccctgcccgcccccacctccccgctcCTGCAAGTTTAGAGTAGGAGAGAAATGCTGAGCCTAGGAATGGACCCCATTGGGGAGGGGGCAAAAACCACCCGGCACCCCGGCACCCCCTTGGTTGGCGCGCCCGGGAGTAGAGTGCACTTGGGGCCGGGAACGCTGTCAGGTACCCTATTTGGGGGCAAGCGAGTTGCTAGCAAGGATCG from the Halichoerus grypus chromosome 7, mHalGry1.hap1.1, whole genome shotgun sequence genome contains:
- the LOC118534143 gene encoding uncharacterized protein LOC118534143, which codes for MHNLAPPPLATPKSSAVSGGSRTHRRTTSRLPERGEGDRGGPTRVLPSLPESRSCPGVQNEGWRRTGRRRAQGPRAHNLTHAPHTRRASAPARSPSRLRSAGRSPVAWASAPGRRGERSGARPLAARRACLAPADPSKEKPPAPSAPRSHPRSPRGARGRPGASGRPGLDPNLPGAASAAAAAGGRAAAAAAAAGQARLGPGGALRGRRERLRFGSCSAPTRAGVTALRRRCSLAPPPGRCSPARRPVACSPGRPPPLAFLMSTDSEKELGVRGRGRLRPGARFGFQVWRRLRAPCFAVCRGVGGEARKGAGITKLSEARKGLLRSSEREPLGLILLGR